One Cellulomonas soli DNA window includes the following coding sequences:
- a CDS encoding ADP-ribosylglycohydrolase family protein — protein MTSSSTPDRPADDHAADHAERAAQAGAGTLLASACGDALGVPYEMSAVPAGPALMIGGGLGPYAPGEWSDDTQMAVCVARVAASGADLRTRDALDAVALAFEGWIDAGATDVGIQTAQVLRRSRRLPGRPAERLAAAARALHAETGRTAGNGALMRTGPVGVAALDDREATAQAARLVAELTHTDPLAGESCVLWCEAIRVAATEQRLDAAAGLDLLPPERRDDWAAWIAQATAPGAAPGLRPNGFTVTALQAAWHAIATTHDEQRSPTQNLEDGLQAAVHLGGDTDTVAAIAGALLGARWGVDAVPAVWRAAVHGWPGLTGEDLVSTGRTLALTGLGHGLGD, from the coding sequence GTGACGAGCTCATCCACGCCCGACCGCCCCGCCGACGACCACGCCGCCGACCACGCGGAGCGTGCCGCGCAGGCCGGCGCCGGGACACTCCTGGCCTCGGCCTGCGGCGACGCCCTGGGCGTGCCGTACGAGATGTCCGCCGTGCCCGCCGGCCCGGCGCTGATGATCGGCGGCGGGCTCGGCCCCTACGCACCGGGCGAGTGGAGCGACGACACGCAGATGGCCGTCTGCGTCGCCCGCGTCGCCGCCTCCGGGGCCGACCTGCGCACGCGGGATGCGCTCGACGCCGTCGCGCTCGCGTTCGAGGGATGGATCGACGCGGGCGCCACCGACGTCGGCATCCAGACCGCGCAGGTCCTGCGCCGCTCGCGGCGACTGCCCGGGCGACCGGCCGAGCGGCTGGCCGCCGCAGCCCGGGCCCTGCACGCCGAGACCGGCCGCACGGCGGGCAACGGCGCGCTCATGCGGACCGGCCCCGTCGGCGTCGCCGCGCTCGACGACCGCGAGGCCACCGCGCAGGCCGCCCGCCTGGTCGCCGAGCTCACGCACACCGACCCGCTGGCCGGCGAGTCGTGCGTGCTGTGGTGCGAGGCCATCCGCGTCGCCGCGACCGAGCAGCGGCTGGACGCCGCCGCGGGCCTCGACCTGCTCCCGCCGGAGCGCCGGGACGACTGGGCTGCGTGGATCGCCCAGGCCACCGCACCGGGCGCGGCACCCGGCCTGCGGCCCAACGGCTTCACCGTCACGGCGCTCCAGGCCGCGTGGCACGCGATCGCGACGACCCACGACGAGCAGCGCTCCCCCACGCAGAACCTCGAGGACGGCCTGCAGGCGGCCGTGCACCTCGGCGGGGACACCGACACCGTGGCCGCGATCGCGGGCGCGCTGCTCGGGGCTCGCTGGGGCGTCGACGCCGTGCCCGCCGTCTGGCGTGCCGCCGTGCACGGCTGGCCCGGGCTGACCGGCGAGGACCTGGTGAGCACCGGTCGCACGCTCGCGCTGACCGGGCTCGGGCACGGCCTCGGCGACTGA
- a CDS encoding TetR/AcrR family transcriptional regulator: MSTAPARAPRADAQRNREKLLAVAAAALAEDGDVPLETIAARAGVGIGTLYRHFPQRNALVEAAYRQEVQQLCDAAPELLAPGRPAVESLREWMGRFVRYAATKRGMGAALRAAVGTDSPLFGETRERIVGALAVLLQAGAVDGTIRQDVGAEDVLRAMGAVWSVGSGPEWDEQVRRLLDLVVDGLRFGASAR, from the coding sequence GTGTCCACCGCACCCGCCCGAGCCCCGCGCGCCGACGCGCAGCGCAACCGCGAGAAGCTGCTCGCCGTGGCCGCCGCCGCGCTCGCGGAGGACGGCGACGTCCCGCTCGAGACCATCGCGGCGCGCGCGGGCGTCGGCATCGGGACGCTCTACCGGCACTTCCCGCAGCGCAACGCGCTCGTCGAGGCCGCGTACCGGCAGGAGGTGCAGCAGCTGTGCGACGCCGCACCGGAGCTGCTCGCGCCCGGCCGACCTGCCGTGGAGTCGCTGCGCGAGTGGATGGGTCGCTTCGTGCGCTACGCGGCGACCAAGCGGGGCATGGGCGCCGCGCTGCGCGCGGCCGTGGGCACCGACTCCCCGCTCTTCGGCGAGACGCGCGAGCGGATCGTCGGGGCGCTCGCGGTGCTCCTGCAGGCAGGCGCGGTCGACGGCACGATCCGGCAGGACGTCGGTGCCGAGGACGTCCTGCGCGCGATGGGCGCGGTGTGGTCCGTCGGCTCGGGTCCGGAGTGGGACGAGCAGGTGCGCCGGCTCCTCGACCTCGTCGTCGACGGCCTGAGGTTCGGGGCGAGCGCCCGCTGA
- a CDS encoding oxidoreductase, protein MTAVPVDLQAPRASFDRTLSPGRIGSLELPNRIVLAPMGTEMGTHEGLFTEREIAYYTARAAGGAGLVMTGISAVSQDFEHINPGLCRVDTDESIAGLTALAESIHAVGGLVSLQLTAGLGRNINVVDPNLAPISASDNPHFSQPDVTCRPLEIDEIALIVRRHGEAAARAAAAGIDAIDIHGHTGYLVDQFLSPVWNRREDQYGGSVENRCRFAVEILQAIKAAAPGLPVSFRLSVDHRFPGGRTAAESRQIAVILQDAGLDLMIADDGSYEAMDYVFPPYYLGDACMVGAAATLKEVLDIPVMAVGNLTPENGEALLEAGQADFVGVGRGLIADPDMPRKLAQGRRGDVRPCIRCNSMCVGNAFFALPLGCAVNPQVGMELERAITPTDAPKHVVVVGAGPGGLEAARVAGLRGHRVDVYEQSDVLGGVLWPAATPEFKKELRAMVGWWERQIADLPVTVHLGHAITADSPVLADADAIVVATGSVPLVPSSIPGIDGPTVVGVLDFHQGAPVGRRVVVAGGGLSGADAALELAQDGHEVTLVEMADEIARDMLLINRITLLRQLAEHGVTSLTGHTVTGVDALGVTLTGPDGVRTVEADTVVTAFGVRPADALVHALAGRANVHALGDCVKPAKVGEAINAGFTVALAL, encoded by the coding sequence ATGACCGCCGTCCCCGTCGACCTGCAGGCGCCGCGCGCCTCCTTCGACCGCACGCTCTCCCCCGGCCGCATCGGCTCGCTCGAGCTGCCGAACCGGATCGTCCTGGCGCCCATGGGCACCGAGATGGGCACCCACGAGGGCCTGTTCACCGAGCGTGAGATCGCCTACTACACCGCGCGTGCCGCCGGTGGAGCCGGCCTGGTCATGACCGGCATCAGCGCCGTGTCCCAGGACTTCGAGCACATCAACCCGGGCCTGTGCCGCGTCGACACCGACGAGTCGATCGCCGGACTGACCGCGCTGGCCGAGTCGATCCACGCGGTCGGCGGGCTGGTCAGCCTGCAGCTGACCGCCGGGCTCGGCCGCAACATCAACGTCGTCGACCCGAACCTGGCTCCCATCTCGGCGTCCGACAACCCGCACTTCTCGCAGCCCGACGTGACCTGTCGCCCGCTCGAGATCGACGAGATCGCGCTCATCGTCCGCCGCCACGGCGAGGCCGCCGCGCGTGCCGCCGCCGCCGGCATCGACGCGATCGACATCCACGGGCACACCGGCTACCTCGTCGACCAGTTCCTCTCGCCCGTCTGGAACCGGCGCGAGGACCAGTACGGCGGCTCGGTCGAGAACCGCTGCCGGTTCGCCGTCGAGATCCTGCAGGCCATCAAGGCCGCCGCCCCCGGCCTGCCCGTCTCGTTCCGCCTGTCGGTCGACCACCGGTTCCCCGGCGGGCGCACCGCCGCCGAGTCGCGCCAGATCGCGGTCATCCTGCAGGACGCGGGCCTCGACCTGATGATCGCCGACGACGGCTCCTACGAGGCGATGGACTACGTCTTCCCGCCCTACTACCTGGGCGACGCCTGCATGGTCGGCGCGGCCGCCACGCTCAAGGAGGTGCTCGACATCCCCGTGATGGCCGTCGGCAACCTCACGCCCGAGAACGGCGAGGCGCTGCTCGAGGCCGGCCAGGCCGACTTCGTCGGGGTCGGTCGCGGCCTCATCGCCGACCCGGACATGCCGCGCAAGCTCGCGCAGGGCCGCCGCGGCGACGTCCGCCCGTGCATCCGCTGCAACTCGATGTGCGTCGGCAACGCGTTCTTCGCCCTGCCCCTGGGCTGCGCGGTCAACCCGCAGGTCGGCATGGAGCTCGAGCGGGCCATCACCCCGACGGACGCGCCCAAGCACGTCGTGGTCGTCGGCGCCGGCCCCGGCGGGCTCGAGGCCGCACGCGTCGCGGGCCTGCGCGGCCACCGGGTCGACGTCTACGAGCAGTCCGACGTGCTCGGCGGCGTCCTGTGGCCGGCCGCGACGCCGGAGTTCAAGAAGGAGCTGCGGGCGATGGTCGGCTGGTGGGAGCGGCAGATCGCCGACCTGCCCGTCACCGTGCACCTGGGCCACGCGATCACCGCGGACTCCCCCGTGCTGGCCGACGCGGACGCGATCGTGGTCGCGACCGGCTCGGTGCCGCTGGTGCCCTCCTCGATCCCCGGCATCGACGGGCCCACGGTCGTCGGCGTGCTCGACTTCCACCAGGGCGCACCCGTCGGCCGTCGCGTCGTGGTCGCCGGCGGCGGCCTGTCCGGCGCGGACGCCGCGCTCGAGCTCGCGCAGGACGGGCACGAGGTCACGCTGGTCGAGATGGCCGACGAGATCGCCCGCGACATGCTGCTGATCAACCGGATCACGCTGCTGCGCCAGCTCGCCGAGCACGGCGTGACGTCGCTGACCGGGCACACGGTCACCGGGGTTGACGCCCTCGGAGTGACGCTGACCGGCCCGGACGGCGTGCGCACGGTCGAGGCCGACACGGTCGTCACCGCGTTCGGCGTGCGCCCGGCGGACGCGCTCGTCCACGCCCTCGCGGGTCGTGCGAACGTGCACGCGCTCGGTGACTGCGTGAAGCCCGCGAAGGTCGGCGAGGCGATCAACGCAGGGTTCACGGTCGCACTGGCTCTCTGA
- a CDS encoding LamG-like jellyroll fold domain-containing protein, protein MTPRTRSPRPLALPMLAVTALCAAGLTAGPAPTAAAADADLPAPAVHYDFESATAGPAVPDVSGHGLDGTLVNPTTAAVVDGAATGGHALALPGGAASSTGAYVTLPRAVVDGATDLTVSTRVLWSGDASPWQWVYALGTDTSRYLFSTPANGDGVLRSAVTTSWAGGEATVTGSAALPATRWSTLTVTLDTAADRLTTYLDGAAVSSVATTATADELLTDTATGAGFIGRSFYADPLFHGAVDDFAVYHAALTPAQVAELVPGGVPTLTGVSQTDFAVRTGIGTAPVLPASVRGAFSDGYARDVAVAWDAVDPADYAARGTFTVHGDAAGTAVTATVTVIKPGELVVDLGTDTGAFHGGASGTLYGVYGEGLPTTNLIEGMHVSTVSTKAQDGPQHPGADALEVVKPLADSTDGDVYIYMTDIHRGFPYQWEGSTPQEKLSTYLAKLATQVDQVLQLDEEYRDNIVFVPFNEPEGNMFGTGEWSLDGTSWLSDPTDYLAAWDETYRMIKAKMPDARIAGPNTSVLFGQVQGFLTHVVAEGTVPDVITWHELSNPATIRTSVARYRTWEAQAFAGTDLAGTQLPININEYAYNYHTSVPGQMIQWISAIEESKVDADIAYWNIDGNLSDSAVQANRANGQWWLYNAYGSMSGHTVEVAPPSPGTSYSLQGVATLDTDKRQSRLLLGGASGDSWVQFDDVPADVFGSTVHVQVSEIRWTGQIGDSGEPQVVADLQVPVTDGSVALDFGGALPALDASSAYEVILSPGSSARAGDASADTSADTVGAAWRGVYEAEDATYTGSGYSKNGPEGSPADVSKFYTSGGYDVGGLRTGSDGRLAFQVDVPADGTYDLSVFASTLNTYPLVAEQGPTNVFLTVDGAAEQELFLPLGYKWVVWDHTDTTVDLTAGTHTLTLAATSLDGTGTTKGDTILDKIELTPTPAADATDVYEAEHADLSGGARTDYGTRDASGGGTVKVTKGGTATFWVYSPDDAEHTLAIDTTGKGTATVTVNGTELAPLTRSTSASVVLSGGINKVTVTGTKGTLAVDRLRVAAGTGTLATATFQAEDAQVTGTATVAARSLAQGGQAVTGVGGDPGNTNGLTFQVQVARSGTYAMTVRYSNPEQSPATHYNPDPLARHADLSVNGGAAQRVLFPHTFHANSFWELTVPVHLDAGTNSLAFSSGEQPSFDGSTLISDTFPDVLLRSAWAPDIDAITLTAFSSSTPVDRTAPVLAVTAPAPGTSVHGALTITGTATDDSSDVETVTLTLRRSGAHGATGQALATARASVSGSAWSTTLDTAQVTNGTYVLTATAEDRAGNAAEPVTVSGVHVDNAVRTQVEVTTTCVRGTVRLTVEARNLETRTTRVQVSTPSGNGLRRSVAAGRSVTETFRTGAPSVPAGTVTVTATATVRGTDVGQRYDVPFAALTCGTA, encoded by the coding sequence ATGACGCCACGAACACGCAGCCCACGCCCCCTCGCCCTCCCGATGCTCGCCGTCACCGCGCTCTGCGCGGCCGGACTGACCGCCGGACCCGCACCCACCGCGGCGGCGGCCGACGCCGACCTGCCGGCCCCGGCGGTGCACTACGACTTCGAGTCCGCCACCGCGGGCCCCGCCGTGCCGGACGTGTCCGGGCACGGGCTGGACGGCACCCTCGTCAACCCGACGACCGCGGCCGTCGTCGACGGTGCCGCGACGGGCGGCCACGCGCTCGCCCTGCCCGGCGGCGCCGCATCCTCCACCGGCGCCTACGTGACGCTTCCGCGTGCGGTCGTCGACGGCGCCACCGACCTGACCGTCTCGACCCGCGTCCTGTGGTCCGGCGACGCCTCGCCCTGGCAGTGGGTCTACGCGCTGGGCACCGACACCAGCCGCTACCTGTTCAGCACCCCCGCCAACGGCGACGGGGTGCTGCGCTCCGCCGTGACCACCAGCTGGGCGGGCGGCGAGGCGACCGTCACCGGCTCCGCCGCACTCCCCGCCACCCGGTGGAGCACCCTGACCGTCACGCTCGACACCGCGGCCGACCGGTTGACGACCTACCTCGACGGCGCGGCCGTCTCCTCGGTGGCCACGACCGCCACCGCCGACGAGCTGCTCACCGACACCGCCACGGGCGCCGGGTTCATCGGTCGCTCGTTCTACGCCGACCCCCTGTTCCACGGTGCGGTCGACGACTTCGCGGTCTACCACGCGGCCCTCACCCCGGCCCAGGTCGCCGAGCTCGTGCCGGGCGGCGTGCCCACGCTGACCGGCGTCAGCCAGACCGACTTCGCGGTACGGACCGGCATCGGGACCGCACCCGTCCTGCCCGCGAGCGTGCGCGGGGCGTTCTCCGACGGGTACGCGCGCGACGTCGCGGTCGCCTGGGACGCGGTCGACCCTGCCGACTACGCCGCACGCGGCACGTTCACCGTGCACGGCGACGCCGCCGGCACCGCGGTGACCGCGACCGTCACCGTCATCAAGCCCGGCGAGCTCGTCGTCGACCTGGGCACCGACACCGGGGCGTTCCACGGCGGGGCGTCGGGCACGTTGTACGGGGTGTACGGCGAGGGCCTGCCGACCACCAACCTCATCGAGGGCATGCACGTCTCGACCGTCTCGACCAAGGCGCAGGACGGCCCCCAGCACCCCGGCGCCGACGCGCTCGAGGTCGTGAAGCCGCTCGCGGACTCCACCGACGGCGACGTGTACATCTACATGACCGACATCCACCGCGGGTTCCCCTACCAGTGGGAGGGCAGCACGCCGCAGGAGAAGCTGTCGACCTACCTGGCGAAGCTGGCCACCCAGGTCGACCAGGTGCTCCAGCTCGACGAGGAGTACCGGGACAACATCGTCTTCGTGCCGTTCAACGAGCCCGAGGGCAACATGTTCGGCACCGGCGAGTGGAGCCTGGACGGCACGAGCTGGCTGTCCGACCCGACCGACTACCTCGCCGCGTGGGACGAGACGTACCGGATGATCAAGGCGAAGATGCCCGACGCCCGCATCGCCGGCCCCAACACGTCCGTGCTGTTCGGCCAGGTGCAGGGCTTCCTGACGCACGTGGTCGCCGAGGGCACCGTGCCGGACGTCATCACGTGGCACGAGCTGAGCAACCCCGCCACGATCCGCACCTCGGTGGCCCGCTACCGCACGTGGGAGGCGCAGGCGTTCGCCGGGACCGACCTGGCGGGCACGCAGCTGCCGATCAACATCAACGAGTACGCGTACAACTACCACACGTCCGTGCCCGGCCAGATGATCCAGTGGATCTCCGCGATCGAGGAGTCGAAGGTCGACGCCGACATCGCCTACTGGAACATCGACGGGAACCTGTCCGACTCGGCCGTGCAGGCCAACCGGGCCAACGGCCAGTGGTGGCTGTACAACGCGTACGGCTCGATGTCGGGCCACACCGTCGAGGTGGCCCCGCCCTCGCCCGGCACCAGCTACTCGCTGCAGGGCGTGGCCACGCTCGACACCGACAAGCGGCAGTCGCGGCTGCTGCTGGGCGGTGCGTCCGGCGACTCGTGGGTGCAGTTCGACGACGTCCCCGCCGACGTCTTCGGCTCCACCGTGCACGTGCAGGTCAGCGAGATCCGCTGGACCGGGCAGATCGGCGACTCCGGCGAGCCGCAGGTCGTGGCCGACCTGCAGGTGCCGGTGACCGACGGCTCGGTCGCGCTGGACTTCGGCGGCGCGCTGCCCGCGCTCGACGCGTCGAGCGCGTACGAGGTGATCCTGAGCCCCGGGAGCAGCGCACGGGCGGGCGACGCCTCGGCGGACACCTCGGCGGACACCGTCGGCGCGGCCTGGCGCGGGGTGTACGAGGCGGAGGACGCCACCTACACCGGGTCCGGGTACTCCAAGAACGGACCCGAGGGCTCCCCGGCGGACGTCTCGAAGTTCTACACGTCGGGCGGCTACGACGTCGGAGGCCTGCGTACCGGCTCGGACGGGCGGCTCGCCTTCCAGGTGGACGTCCCCGCGGACGGCACCTACGACCTGTCGGTCTTCGCCAGCACGCTCAACACCTACCCGCTGGTGGCCGAGCAGGGACCGACCAACGTCTTCCTCACGGTCGACGGCGCCGCCGAGCAGGAGCTGTTCCTGCCGCTGGGCTACAAGTGGGTGGTCTGGGACCACACCGACACGACGGTCGACCTGACCGCCGGCACCCACACGCTCACGCTCGCAGCCACCAGCCTCGACGGCACCGGGACCACGAAGGGCGACACGATCCTCGACAAGATCGAGCTCACCCCGACCCCCGCCGCGGACGCGACCGACGTGTACGAGGCCGAGCACGCCGACCTGTCCGGCGGCGCCCGCACCGACTACGGCACGCGCGACGCCTCGGGCGGCGGCACCGTGAAGGTGACCAAGGGCGGCACGGCGACGTTCTGGGTCTACTCCCCCGACGACGCCGAGCACACCCTGGCGATCGACACCACCGGCAAGGGCACCGCCACCGTGACCGTCAACGGCACCGAGCTCGCACCCCTGACCCGGTCCACCAGCGCGTCCGTCGTGCTGTCCGGCGGCATCAACAAGGTGACCGTGACCGGCACCAAGGGCACGCTCGCGGTCGACCGCCTGCGCGTCGCCGCGGGCACCGGCACGCTCGCCACGGCCACCTTCCAGGCCGAGGACGCGCAGGTCACGGGCACGGCGACGGTCGCCGCACGCAGCCTGGCTCAGGGCGGTCAGGCCGTCACGGGCGTGGGCGGCGACCCGGGCAACACCAACGGCCTGACGTTCCAGGTCCAGGTCGCCCGCTCCGGCACGTACGCGATGACCGTGCGCTACTCCAACCCGGAGCAGTCACCGGCCACGCACTACAACCCGGACCCGCTGGCCCGGCACGCCGACCTGTCGGTCAACGGGGGTGCTGCGCAGCGCGTGCTGTTCCCGCACACGTTCCACGCGAACAGCTTCTGGGAGCTGACCGTGCCGGTGCACCTGGACGCGGGCACCAACAGCCTCGCGTTCAGCTCGGGCGAGCAGCCGTCGTTCGACGGCAGCACGCTCATCTCCGACACCTTCCCGGACGTGCTGCTGCGCTCGGCCTGGGCGCCGGACATCGACGCGATCACCCTGACCGCGTTCTCCAGCAGCACGCCCGTCGACCGGACGGCACCGGTGCTCGCCGTCACGGCCCCCGCCCCCGGGACGAGCGTGCACGGGGCCCTGACGATCACCGGCACCGCGACCGACGACAGCTCGGACGTCGAGACCGTGACGCTCACGCTGCGCCGGTCCGGGGCGCACGGTGCCACCGGTCAGGCGCTCGCGACCGCGAGGGCCAGCGTCTCGGGAAGCGCGTGGTCCACCACGCTCGACACCGCGCAGGTCACCAACGGCACCTACGTGCTCACGGCGACGGCCGAGGACCGGGCCGGGAACGCGGCCGAACCGGTCACGGTCTCCGGCGTGCACGTGGACAACGCGGTGCGCACGCAGGTCGAGGTCACGACGACCTGCGTGCGGGGCACGGTGCGGCTGACGGTCGAGGCCCGCAACCTCGAGACCCGCACCACCCGCGTGCAGGTGTCGACGCCCTCCGGGAACGGCCTGCGCCGGTCGGTCGCTGCCGGCAGGTCCGTCACCGAGACGTTCCGCACAGGGGCGCCCTCGGTGCCGGCCGGCACCGTCACCGTGACAGCCACGGCCACGGTCCGCGGAACGGACGTCGGGCAGCGCTACGACGTGCCGTTCGCCGCGCTGACCTGCGGGACCGCCTGA
- a CDS encoding VOC family protein, translated as MASTFRGLTFDAHDAHATAVFWAAVLGRDLAPGASAARAELLDDPVEHAPRIVFEQVLDGHPVHGALRLDLVTPDLTSESDRLVRLGARRLGRVTAGTSWVTLTDPEGNPFDLVAAA; from the coding sequence ATGGCCAGCACCTTCCGCGGACTCACCTTCGACGCCCACGACGCCCACGCCACAGCGGTCTTCTGGGCCGCCGTCCTCGGCCGCGACCTCGCGCCCGGTGCGAGCGCCGCACGCGCCGAGCTGCTCGACGACCCGGTCGAGCACGCCCCGCGCATCGTCTTCGAGCAGGTCCTCGACGGGCACCCGGTGCACGGCGCGCTGCGCCTCGACCTGGTCACCCCGGACCTCACCTCCGAGTCCGACCGCCTCGTCCGGCTCGGCGCCCGGCGCCTGGGTCGGGTCACCGCGGGCACCAGCTGGGTCACCCTCACCGACCCCGAGGGCAACCCGTTCGACCTGGTCGCGGCCGCCTGA
- a CDS encoding LacI family DNA-binding transcriptional regulator → MARVAGVSRSTASYVMTGRRTMSPATQERVREAARSLGYTPNAGARALATKQTMVIGLLAQFLEDEFAPAMLQYITGVTGTARELGYDTLLVSEPDGAHALKRLTDSRMVDGVVLLNVAHDDDRLPVLRATDVPGVLIGLPGDPSGLDVFDLDFAESGRMMVEHLAALGHRELALVTQPEHVVARGGAYVWRLLDAAQEEAHRRGLRLHAVPGASGQPQIGQDLHALLDTHPAVTGLLLHNEAAAAALPSVMYARGLQAPRDLSVVGRYSDEFARTFSLPFSSIESAPDRLGQLAVRRLLHRIGAPGDGSPPQVLLLAPELVDRGSTGAPAPR, encoded by the coding sequence GTGGCGCGGGTCGCCGGGGTGTCCCGCAGCACGGCCTCCTACGTGATGACCGGCAGGCGCACCATGTCGCCCGCCACCCAGGAACGCGTCCGGGAGGCCGCCCGCAGCCTCGGCTACACGCCGAACGCCGGCGCACGCGCGCTGGCGACCAAGCAGACGATGGTCATCGGCCTGCTCGCCCAGTTCCTCGAGGACGAGTTCGCCCCCGCGATGCTGCAGTACATCACCGGGGTCACCGGGACCGCGCGCGAGCTCGGCTACGACACCCTGCTCGTCTCCGAGCCCGACGGCGCCCACGCGCTCAAGCGGCTCACCGACTCACGCATGGTCGACGGCGTCGTACTGCTCAACGTCGCCCACGACGACGACCGGCTCCCGGTGCTGCGGGCCACCGACGTCCCCGGGGTGCTCATCGGCCTGCCGGGCGACCCGTCCGGGCTCGACGTGTTCGACCTGGACTTCGCCGAGTCCGGCCGGATGATGGTCGAGCACCTGGCCGCCCTCGGGCACCGTGAGCTCGCGCTCGTCACCCAGCCCGAGCACGTCGTCGCCCGTGGCGGCGCCTACGTCTGGCGCCTGCTCGACGCCGCGCAGGAGGAGGCGCACCGGCGCGGGCTGCGCCTGCACGCGGTGCCGGGAGCCTCGGGTCAGCCGCAGATCGGCCAGGACCTGCACGCGCTGCTCGACACCCACCCGGCGGTGACCGGCCTGCTGCTGCACAACGAGGCCGCGGCGGCCGCGCTGCCGTCGGTCATGTACGCACGTGGGCTGCAGGCACCTCGGGACCTGTCGGTCGTGGGCCGCTACTCCGACGAGTTCGCCCGCACGTTCTCCCTGCCGTTCTCCTCGATCGAGAGCGCACCCGACCGGTTGGGCCAGCTGGCCGTCCGACGCCTGCTGCACCGCATCGGCGCGCCGGGTGACGGGTCGCCGCCGCAGGTCCTGCTCCTCGCCCCCGAGCTCGTCGACCGGGGCAGCACCGGCGCGCCCGCGCCCCGCTGA